One Triticum dicoccoides isolate Atlit2015 ecotype Zavitan chromosome 4B, WEW_v2.0, whole genome shotgun sequence genomic window carries:
- the LOC119292044 gene encoding 50S ribosomal protein L11, chloroplastic-like, translated as MTTTTLSLHGLPSPTAKKLTSSFLGAPSSFLRPAALAAAATPSRRVFAVRAMAPPKPGAKPKKVVGIIKLALEAGKATPAPPVGPALGAKGVNIMAFCKDYNAKTADKPGYIIPVEITVFDDKSFTFILKTPPASVLLLKAAGVEKGSKEPQREKVGKVTVDQVRTIAQEKLPDLNCKTIESAMRIIAGTAANMGIDVDPPILVKKEKVVF; from the exons ATGACCACCACAACCTTATCCCTCCACGGCCTCCCGTCCCCGACCGCCAAGAAGCTCACCTCGTCCTTCCTCGGCgccccctcctccttcctccgcCCGGCGGCGCTCGCGGCCGCGGCCACGCCCTCGCGGAGGGTGTTCGCCGTCAGGGCCATGGCGCCCCCCAAGCCCGGGGCCAAGCCCAAGAAAG TGGTGGGCATCATAAAGCTGGCCCTGGAGGCGGGCAAGGCGACGCCGGCGCCGCCCGTCGGCCCCGCGCTCGGTGCCAAGGGTGTCAACATCATGGCCTTCTGCAAGGATTACAATGCCAAGACGGCCGACAAGCCCGGCTACATCATCCCCGTCGAGATCACCGTGTTCGAT GATAAGAGCTTCACCTTTATCTTGAAGACACCCCCTGCATCAGTGCTGCTCCTCAAGGCTGCAG GCGTTGAGAAGGGCTCAAAGGAGCCACAGCGCGAGAAGGTTGGAAAGGTGACAGTGGACCAAGTACGCACAATCGCCCAGGAGAAGCTGCCTGACTTGAACTGCAAAACCATCGAGTCCGCCATGAGAATCATAGCGGGCACTGCCGCTAACATGGGCATCGATGTTGACCCGCCGATCCTCGTGAAGAAGGAGAAGGTGGTCTTCTAG